A genomic stretch from Coffea arabica cultivar ET-39 chromosome 10c, Coffea Arabica ET-39 HiFi, whole genome shotgun sequence includes:
- the LOC140015944 gene encoding uncharacterized protein: MALAELKELKIQLQDLLERGFVRESDLPWGAPVLFVKKKDGSLRLCIDYRGLNEAAFMDLMQRVFKKYLDQFVVVFIDDILVYSKTREEHLEIVLQILREHKLYAKFSKCEFWLEEISFLGHKVFKDGIAVDPAKVEAVTTWKQPETPTEPLEIPEWKWEHITMDFVTGLPRSQKGFDVVWVIVDRLTKSAHFLRMSMSFSLEKLVKLYTEEIMRLHGIPISIVSDRDPRFVSRFWQKFQETLGTKLKFSTAYHPQKDGQSERTIQTLEDMLRSCILEFGGKWSQYMTLVEFAYNNSYHASIQMAPYEALYGRKCRSSIHWNEVGEKEILDPTAIPWLEETHEKVKLIRERFQTAQSRQKSYADTRRKDLQFEVGDKVFLRVKPLKGGVVSKKGKKLKPSYVGPFEILKRIGKVAYQLRLPSSKAKVHNVFHVSMLKKYHPDPSHVLQLEEIEVDESLAYEEGPVKILEKEMKELRSKKIPLQAPKSSIRKSPRTKSGGQTDEPVAQHSAKKKRVAREQPETQTAEEPIPLPKFVDDDARERFEWISHFIDKRNLLGPRIPQDNENAHQKEHRTEPTTETTPEYRASSSQPQDKGKAPTIEEETEEDDDEDTKEEEVDLAQFRLARRRSGLSKIII; this comes from the exons ATGGCTCTTGCAGagctaaaagaattgaaaattcaATTACAGGATTTATTGGAGAGAGGTTTTGTTAGAGAAAGTGATTTGCCATGGGGAGCACctgttctatttgttaagaaaaaggatggaagtttaAGGTTATGTATTGATTATCGAGGATTAAATGAAg ctgccttcatggacttaatgcagaGAGTCTTTAAAAAGTACTTGGATCAGTTCGTAGTagtttttattgatgatatcctagtaTATTCTAAGACTCGAGAGGAACACTTGGAGATAGTTCTGCAGATCTTAAGAGAGCATAAATTGTATGCTAAATTCagcaagtgcgagttttggctggaagaaatttcttttctggGGCACAAAGTTTTTAAAGATGGAATTGCCGTGGATCCAGCAAAAGTTGAGGCAGTCACAACGTGGAAGCAGCCAGAAACTCCAACAGAG CCACTAGAAATTcccgaatggaaatgggaacacataaccatggattttgtaacggGATTGCCTCGAAGTCAAAAAGGATTTGATGTGGTTTGGGTGATAGTTGACAGGCTTACCAAGTCCGCACATTTTCTACGTATGAGTATGAGCTTTTCTTTGGAAAAATTGgtcaagttgtacacagaagagatcATGAGATTGCATGGTATTCCTATAAGCATTGTGTCTGATCGTGATCCAAGGTTTGTCTCAcgtttttggcaaaaatttcaagagacattggggaccaagttgaagTTTAGTACCGCTTATCATCCCCAAAAGGACGGGCAGTCAGAAAGGACAATTCAGACTTTGGAGGATATGCTGAGGTCGTGTATATTGGAGTTCGGAGGTAAATGGAGTCAGTATATGACCTTAgtagaatttgcctataataacAGCTATCACGCCTCAATTCAAATGGCCCCTTACGAGGCATTGTATGGAAGAAAGTGTCGATCTTCGATTCATTGGAATGAAGTGGGAGAGAAGGAAATTTTAGACCCAACGGCTATACCTTGGTTGGAAGAAACTCATGAGAAAGTGAAACTAATTAGAGAAAGGTTTCAAACTGcccaaagtcgacaaaagagctacgccgacacaaggagaaaagatttGCAGTTTGAAGTAGGAGACAAAGTTTTTCtaagagttaaacccttgaagggTGGAGTAGTGTCCAAAAAGGGTAAGAAGCTAAAGCCAAGTTATGTTggaccttttgaaattttgaaacgaatcgGTAAAGTGGCGTATCAGTTGAGATTGCCTTCGAGCAAGGCCAAGGTTCACAATGTATTTCATGTTTCTAtgctcaagaaatatcaccctGACCCAAGCCATGTGTTACaattggaagaaattgaggtgGATGAGTCGCTAGCTTATGAGGAAGGACCagttaaaattttggaaaaagaaatgaaagaattgAGAAGTAAGAAAATCCCTTTG CAAGCCCCTAAGTCTTCCATCAGAAAGTCACCAAGAACAAAATCTGGTGGACAGACTGATGAACCTGTTGCTCAACATAGTGCAAAGAAGAAACGAGTTGCCAGGGAGCAACCTGAGACTCAAACTGCAGAGGAACCTATCCCCTTACCCAAGTTCGTTGATGATGATGCCAGGGAGAGATTCGAATGGATCTC CCACTTCATTGATAAAAGGAATCTGCTTGGGCCTCGCATTCCTCAAGACAATGAGAATGCACACCAAAAGGAGCATAGAACTGAACCAACTACTGAAACTACTCCAGAGTACCGTGCCTCCAGTTCTCAGCCACAGGACAAGGGAAAGGCTCCAACAATTgaagaagaaactgaagaggatgatgatgaggaCACTAAAGAGGAAGAAGTGGATCTTGCTCAGTTTCGCCTAGCAAGGAGGAGGTCTGGATTGTCCAAAATTATCATTTAG